In the Opitutia bacterium genome, one interval contains:
- the radC gene encoding DNA repair protein RadC — MSDPYPPLRVKDLAVSDRPQERLQKLGATALSDTELLAMLLRSGGKGNNVLTIAQQLVTSAGSLRALVQWTDADFRRVKGIGRVKALQLVALMEVARRVLADKGETDPLLNRPELVHEHLLPVFGSLQIEKFWVLCLNRKNRLIKQVEITSGTATSSLAHPREVFREAIRHGATAVICAHNHPSGDPAPSAADTQITRQLRDAARAVDIELVDHVILGRAATDPRGVGFYSFRQAGVI, encoded by the coding sequence ATGAGCGACCCCTACCCGCCCCTCCGCGTCAAGGACCTCGCGGTCTCCGACCGCCCGCAGGAGCGCCTGCAGAAGCTCGGCGCGACCGCGCTGAGCGACACCGAGCTGCTCGCCATGCTCCTGCGCAGCGGCGGCAAAGGTAACAACGTCCTCACGATCGCGCAGCAGCTCGTCACCAGCGCCGGTTCCCTCCGCGCCCTCGTGCAATGGACGGATGCCGACTTCCGCCGCGTCAAAGGCATCGGCCGCGTGAAGGCGTTGCAGCTGGTCGCCCTGATGGAGGTCGCCCGCCGCGTCCTCGCCGACAAAGGCGAGACCGACCCGCTCCTCAACCGCCCCGAACTCGTCCACGAGCACCTGTTGCCCGTTTTCGGCAGCCTGCAGATCGAGAAGTTCTGGGTGCTTTGCCTGAACCGCAAAAACCGCCTGATCAAACAGGTCGAGATCACCTCCGGCACCGCCACCAGCTCGCTCGCTCATCCCCGCGAGGTTTTTCGCGAAGCCATCCGCCACGGCGCCACGGCCGTTATCTGCGCGCACAATCACCCCAGCGGTGACCCCGCGCCCAGCGCCGCCGACACCCAGATCACGCGCCAGCTCCGCGACGCCGCGCGCGCCGTCGACATCGAGTTGGTCGACCACGTCATCCTCGGCCGAGCCGCCACTGACCCACGCGGCGTGGGCTTCTACAGCTTCCGGCAGGCGGGAGTCATCTGA
- a CDS encoding peptidylprolyl isomerase — MMFRRLRVASALLALGATAALPNLARAQANPVPENAEQAVAEKLNLQFANGIAAVVEEKVITVDDIRREIAPLLPQVQRESRNEREFNEKITALQDSIVQDLIDRVLIVKEFYKDEKRKVPASFVDNQVAEMIATQFEGDRSKFLAYLRGRGISQKDYRKEVEEDMIYGYMRQQQRKSATQVSPTKIQTFYDENKERFYQEDQVHLRLIQFNRAEGDTEEALRAKAQPVLDQLKAGASFIDLARLYSQDPRRTKGGDWGWQRKSDLRKEFADVVFTLDKGQTSNLVVMPEGAFLLFVEERKFAGIQPLDEVRDQIERMLVQQYARQAQERWLEKLRRNGYVKHY; from the coding sequence ATGATGTTCCGCCGCCTCCGTGTCGCCTCCGCCCTCCTCGCCTTGGGCGCGACGGCCGCCCTCCCGAATCTCGCTCGTGCGCAGGCCAACCCGGTTCCGGAAAACGCCGAACAGGCCGTTGCCGAGAAGCTGAATCTCCAATTTGCCAACGGCATTGCTGCCGTCGTTGAGGAAAAGGTCATCACGGTGGACGACATCCGCCGCGAGATCGCCCCCCTCCTCCCGCAGGTCCAACGCGAGAGCCGCAACGAACGCGAGTTCAACGAAAAGATCACCGCACTGCAGGATTCGATCGTGCAGGACCTCATCGACCGCGTGCTGATCGTGAAGGAATTCTACAAGGACGAGAAGCGGAAGGTCCCCGCCAGCTTCGTCGACAATCAGGTTGCGGAGATGATCGCCACGCAGTTCGAAGGAGATCGCTCGAAGTTCCTCGCTTACCTCCGCGGCCGCGGCATCTCGCAGAAGGACTATCGCAAGGAAGTCGAAGAAGACATGATCTACGGCTACATGCGCCAACAGCAGCGGAAGTCCGCCACACAGGTCAGCCCGACGAAGATCCAGACCTTCTACGACGAGAACAAGGAGCGGTTCTACCAAGAGGACCAGGTCCACCTGCGCCTCATCCAGTTCAACCGCGCCGAAGGCGACACCGAAGAGGCGCTCCGCGCCAAGGCGCAGCCCGTCCTCGACCAGCTCAAGGCCGGCGCCAGCTTCATCGACCTCGCCCGCCTCTACTCGCAGGACCCGCGCCGCACCAAGGGCGGCGACTGGGGCTGGCAGCGCAAATCCGACCTCCGCAAGGAATTCGCCGACGTCGTGTTCACTCTCGATAAGGGCCAGACGAGCAACCTCGTCGTCATGCCCGAGGGCGCGTTCCTCCTTTTCGTCGAAGAGCGCAAGTTCGCCGGCATCCAGCCGCTCGACGAAGTCCGCGACCAGATCGAGCGCATGCTCGTCCAGCAATACGCCCGTCAGGCGCAGGAACGCTGGCTCGAGAAACTCCGCCGTAACGGCTACGTGAAGCACTACTGA
- the mfd gene encoding transcription-repair coupling factor → MSEAATAPRTKITGVCPPARAYALTRLATDAPAPTWLVVVEEARELDAFAEDLALFHHASGNRAALDVLVFPESQADSRDMREAFNAASDRLAVLSKLRRKHASSAPDTLLVLTTPGALVQAVPPPEDFSQREITLRKGEERAFQGLLELLKQFDYDSEAVCEAPGQYAVRGGIVDVYPITAHQPYRLDFFGDTLEDIRSLDPVSQRSGESVERITLTAAPHIHAARAQASLLDYLGAATHAVLVEPKALEEAFDLLDNSPAATRVLDRLAARAVRLFGLGDLDLASALFDDAVDEQTWDTESLLHHRSFPEENQLAHERLEAEDVARRRFLEQVLAWKQQGYAVDFFVSKEGEEQRTRELLDEDAELKKLKPRFVRGAVNEGFRVTLGRSEPLGPSVRASLRGGPRGPALPQASEQIVRGYIAVTETEIFGRKRQRRVAGKRALVTPSAVDQLLDFSDLVEGDFVVHLQHGVAVYRGLTKLETADGIREVISLEFDDKVTLHVPLQESHLISRYVGLAKVKPQLGRVGSGRWEKVRAAAERATLDLAAELLQIQARREAQPGHAFAGDATWQKEFEAAFPFTETPDQLKAIVETKADMEKTRPMDRLVCGDVGFGKTEVAIRAAFKAVMGGKQVAVLVPTTVLAQQHLNTFRERMAGYPVAVEMVSRFRSRKEQNQILAALTLGKIDILIGTHRLVQSDVQFKDLGLVIIDEEQRFGVKHKEVFKRWRAHVDMLSMSATPIPRTLYLALTGARDLSTIETAPVNRLPIQTIVKSYDEKVVVEAIQHETRRGGQVFYLHNRVMSIDLVAARLRELLPKLRIGVGHGKMDEDDLEHVMTDFVAGNYDVLVCTTIIESGLDIRNCNTIIIEGADRFGLSQLYQLRGRVGRFKHQAYAYLLLHRHARVMDLARQRLSAIRQHNQLGAGFRIAMRDLELRGAGNLLGAEQSGHIVGVGFELYCQLLKQSVARLKGEKHAAAVRASVKLDFVFVGEGADSTTTKRAEATDSFSALKQAEREAGEFAKIQARLPASYIGETRLRIDFYRRLAMAEKVDAVRALEAELRDRFGKFGNEVRALLLVTEIRVRAEQKGLLSVETDSGRLKCLRHSGRRDDFIQLHNRFPRLTAPTPLARLKELIVFLTNLPNP, encoded by the coding sequence TCGTCCGCGCCCGACACGCTGCTCGTGCTGACGACGCCCGGCGCGCTGGTGCAGGCCGTGCCGCCGCCCGAGGATTTTTCGCAGCGCGAAATCACCCTGCGCAAAGGCGAGGAGCGGGCCTTTCAGGGACTGCTCGAGCTGCTGAAGCAGTTCGACTATGACAGCGAGGCGGTCTGCGAAGCACCCGGTCAATACGCCGTGCGCGGCGGCATTGTCGACGTCTACCCGATCACCGCGCACCAGCCCTACCGGCTCGATTTCTTCGGCGACACGCTCGAGGACATCCGCTCGCTCGATCCGGTGTCGCAGCGCTCCGGCGAGAGTGTGGAGCGCATCACGCTCACCGCTGCCCCGCACATCCACGCCGCCCGCGCGCAGGCCTCGCTGCTCGACTATCTCGGCGCGGCGACGCACGCGGTGCTCGTCGAACCCAAGGCGCTCGAGGAGGCGTTCGACCTGCTCGACAACTCTCCGGCCGCAACTCGCGTCCTCGACCGCCTGGCCGCGCGCGCGGTGCGGCTCTTCGGCTTGGGCGACCTCGATCTCGCGAGCGCCCTGTTCGACGACGCAGTCGACGAGCAGACGTGGGACACCGAATCGCTGCTGCACCACCGCTCCTTCCCCGAGGAGAACCAGCTCGCGCACGAACGCCTCGAAGCCGAGGACGTGGCGCGGCGGCGTTTTCTGGAGCAGGTGCTGGCGTGGAAGCAGCAGGGTTACGCCGTCGATTTCTTCGTCTCGAAAGAAGGCGAGGAACAGCGCACGCGCGAGCTGCTCGACGAGGATGCCGAACTGAAGAAACTGAAACCGCGTTTCGTGCGCGGCGCGGTGAACGAGGGCTTCCGGGTGACTCTTGGTAGGTCGGAACCGCTGGGCCCGTCGGTGCGCGCGAGTCTCCGCGGCGGGCCCCGCGGTCCCGCCCTACCCCAAGCAAGCGAACAAATAGTCCGCGGCTACATCGCCGTCACCGAAACGGAGATCTTCGGTCGCAAGCGCCAGCGCCGCGTCGCGGGCAAACGCGCACTGGTCACGCCGTCGGCCGTGGATCAGCTGCTCGATTTCTCGGACCTCGTGGAGGGCGATTTCGTCGTTCACCTCCAGCACGGCGTCGCGGTCTATCGCGGGCTGACGAAGCTCGAGACGGCCGACGGCATCCGCGAGGTGATCTCGCTGGAATTCGACGACAAGGTGACGCTCCACGTGCCGCTGCAGGAGTCGCACCTGATCAGCCGCTACGTCGGCCTGGCGAAAGTGAAACCGCAGCTCGGCCGGGTCGGCTCGGGGCGTTGGGAAAAAGTCCGCGCCGCCGCCGAGCGCGCCACGCTCGATCTCGCCGCGGAGTTGCTGCAAATCCAAGCGCGCCGCGAAGCACAGCCCGGCCACGCGTTCGCCGGGGACGCCACGTGGCAGAAGGAATTCGAGGCGGCGTTTCCGTTCACCGAAACACCCGACCAGCTCAAGGCCATCGTCGAAACGAAGGCCGACATGGAGAAGACGCGACCGATGGACCGCCTCGTGTGCGGCGACGTGGGTTTCGGCAAGACCGAGGTGGCGATCCGCGCGGCGTTCAAGGCCGTGATGGGCGGCAAGCAGGTCGCGGTGCTCGTGCCGACGACGGTCCTGGCGCAGCAGCATCTCAACACGTTCCGCGAGCGCATGGCGGGTTACCCGGTGGCGGTGGAGATGGTGTCGCGCTTCCGCTCGCGGAAGGAGCAGAACCAAATCCTCGCCGCGCTCACCCTCGGGAAAATCGACATCCTGATCGGCACCCATCGCCTCGTGCAGAGCGACGTGCAGTTCAAGGACCTCGGCCTCGTGATCATCGACGAAGAGCAGCGCTTCGGCGTGAAGCACAAGGAAGTCTTCAAGCGCTGGCGCGCGCATGTGGATATGCTCTCGATGAGCGCCACGCCGATCCCGCGCACGCTCTACCTCGCGCTCACCGGCGCGCGCGACCTCAGCACCATCGAGACCGCACCGGTCAACCGCCTGCCGATCCAGACGATCGTGAAGAGCTACGACGAGAAGGTCGTCGTCGAGGCGATCCAGCACGAGACGCGGCGCGGCGGGCAGGTTTTCTACCTGCACAATCGCGTAATGAGCATCGACCTCGTCGCGGCCCGCCTGCGCGAGCTGTTGCCGAAGCTCCGCATCGGCGTCGGTCACGGCAAGATGGACGAGGACGACCTCGAACACGTGATGACGGACTTCGTCGCCGGCAACTACGACGTGCTCGTCTGCACCACGATCATCGAGAGCGGCCTCGATATCCGGAACTGCAACACGATCATCATCGAGGGCGCGGACCGCTTCGGCCTCTCCCAACTCTACCAGCTCCGCGGCCGCGTCGGTCGTTTCAAGCATCAAGCTTACGCGTATCTCCTGCTCCACCGCCACGCGCGGGTGATGGACCTCGCGCGGCAGCGCCTCAGCGCCATTCGGCAACACAACCAGCTCGGCGCCGGCTTCCGCATCGCGATGCGCGACCTCGAACTGCGCGGCGCCGGCAACCTCCTCGGCGCGGAACAGAGCGGCCACATCGTCGGCGTGGGCTTCGAACTGTATTGCCAGCTGCTCAAGCAGAGCGTCGCGCGCCTGAAGGGCGAAAAGCACGCCGCCGCCGTCCGCGCCAGCGTGAAGCTCGATTTCGTGTTCGTCGGCGAAGGCGCGGACAGCACGACGACGAAGCGCGCGGAAGCGACCGACAGCTTCAGCGCACTCAAGCAGGCCGAGCGCGAGGCCGGCGAGTTTGCGAAGATCCAGGCGCGCCTGCCGGCCAGCTACATCGGCGAGACCCGCCTGCGGATCGATTTTTACCGACGGTTGGCCATGGCCGAGAAAGTCGACGCGGTGCGCGCGCTCGAAGCCGAGTTGCGCGACCGCTTCGGCAAGTTCGGCAACGAAGTCCGCGCGCTCCTGCTTGTGACCGAAATCCGCGTCCGGGCGGAACAAAAGGGCCTGCTGTCCGTCGAAACGGATTCCGGACGCCTTAAGTGTCTGCGCCACAGTGGCCGGCGCGACGACTTCATCCAGCTCCACAATCGCTTTCCCCGCTTGACCGCTCCCACCCCCCTAGCAAGGTTGAAAGAACTCATCGTCTTTCTGACCAATCTTCCGAACCCATGA